One Capra hircus breed San Clemente chromosome 3, ASM170441v1, whole genome shotgun sequence genomic window, CTACAGgtctttatttcattaaaaattgaaTTAATGATCTTCCTGGAATGATCATAATCTTTTCATagagaaaactaaagaaaaaaaagaaaaaccacacagTTTACAGAGATATAAACTggacagaaaaaagaattttttgaaTTGGAAAACATGAACCAGAAGAAAAAATGTGTATTATTATTTGGCATTATCAGATATATTAAGTAACCTTAAAGGTATCAAGTAGATGTAACAAGAACATACCTAACACTCATAATCAGAATTGTGTCATTCAGTTAATTAAAAAGTTTAACTTAATAGATGGGCAGAagggatattttaaattttgtcatttaCTTTCTGGCAATAACAcaagacaaatatttttatactaaCCTTTATCATCAAGTTTTAGTTGACTCAAGTCTACATCTATATCATCATTTTGTAAACCACCCTCTCTGGGTGATTTATCTTGTTTAGGATGACCATTGTCAAGTAACAGAGATGTCTAAGGATTaataacaagaacaaaaataataaataaggacTAATAGTTATTATGCGCTCTTACTATGTGGCAGGTACGCTTTACTGGCATTATTTATCCTTCACAATAGCAAAGGCTATGAGACAAAATCATTACCAACCCAGTTTACAGACGAGCAAACTGAACCTAAGTAATCTGTTTATTCAGTGTCATGTCTGTCACACATGAGAATTATGATTTGAAACTAGCTATACAGTGACTGTATGTgaggtggtagtggtttagtcactatgttgtgctcgactcttgcgatcccatgaactacagcctgccagactcgtctgtccatgggattttccaggcaagaatactggaatgagttgccatttccttctccgggggatcttcctgacccagggatggaacccaggccgcCTGCTCTGCGggtggtctcttgcactgcaggcggatcctttactgcctgggccaccagggaagcccctgtatgtGAACACCATCACTATTTAGCAAAGTGTGACAGCCACACACCAGAAGTACCTGAGAAGATTTCTGGAGGTATACATGTAAGTATTTTTCACATTAACATTTAAGTTATATGTTTAATGTATGCTTATTTATACCTTTTATTTATGGGGAGTCTAATATTTCTTTCCCACACATGTTACTCTtcacatatacttttttttaaaaaaggagaatcatttaaaaaaatacaaagcaaacaACATTATAGGTAGTACAAGactaagaaaaattataaagaggTACATAAGTAGCTGAAATACTTTCATGTGTAACTTAGTGAGACAGGTATTAAAAAGTAATCCTAACTTAAAGAAGATACTGTTTCAGAATCAAAATTAAGGTTATAAATATGTTATATCTGCATCTTGTACTTTTAAAGATTGTTCTGCCCAAATAAGCAGGTTACACCATTGCTACCTTTATAATGATGAAAAACAAAATCCCTCCAGAACATCACATATCATTAAATGGACAAGTTGTTCAAGCAAACTATGTAAGTTATAAAAATCTGATTTTAGACCTGTTAATTCTTTGTGGATAATTgagactttctctttttaaagaacagaatGATGGAATAACTAATttgctaatttatttttcatcatttgtCTTAAGAGAAAGGAATATAAACCAATCAAGTATTTATTTCACTTCTGGCTTTGGGATGCATCTTACCGTTTATAACTACCCAAATAATAATATAACCACAGGGTTAAGACCAAAGTCGGAAAGCAGAAACAAACTTCAGTTTTCTAACTCTGTTGATAGTGAATATAACTCATGTTTCTCTATCACTTCAGTTTTCAAAGTACTCTTACACAGATTGTCATCTGACAAACATCAATTAAGAAAACCTATGAAAGGCATTTAAAAACTATCTTCATCATTTTAGCAAGGAAGCAATGAAACTTTGCTCCATCTAAAATGAACTAGATATTATACTACCTCATGAGATAAAGGCATAGCACATTAGTTTTCACTACACTGGATTAACATGATGGGGACCATAAACTATGATCTGCCAGAGACAGTCAAGTTTTATATTAATTGTCATGGTGAATTATTAAATCACTACCTTTCAtcctcatggagaaggaaatggcaacccactccagtgttcttgcctggagaatctcatggatgggggagcctggtaggctacagtccaaggggttgcaaagagttggacacgactgagcgacttcactttcatcctCAAAGTCTCCTGATTTGATGACAATCTGTGTGGTCATCTTACTCAAcatatgctgttgctgctgctgctaagtcgcttcagttgtgtccgactctgtgcaaccccatagacggcagcccaccaggctccaccacccctgggattctccaggcaagaatactagagtggcttgccatttccttctccaatgcatgaaagtaaagagtgaaagtgaagtcactcagtcatgcccgactcttagcgaccccatggactgcagcctaccaggctcctcctccatgggattttccaggcaggagtactggagtggggtgtcattgccttctctgcaacatACGCTACTGACATCCATTTGGTCAGGACACTATGTTCCTTCTAATCAGCCACAGTCCTCAAATGGTAGtatgattctttactatctgagccagcagggaagccccaaagcaagCCAGCTGAATGAAAAGAAGGATGTGAGAGCTCCTAAAAATGAGTCTGTgcaagccataaaattaaagactTATACTTGATGAacggcttaaaaaaaaaatctcacttgaGAGAGTGTCTTCTTTAGGCTGGAAGAACCATCATCATGTGTACTTTGATGATCTAGTTCAGAATCTGCTCCTGAAAAGCTAAACAGATTAACATTTCATTAAAGCATTTATCAATATTCTGAAtacagaataaaacaaaacaaagttaaCTGAattaaccaatttttaaaattcaataaatttcAAACTAGATGAATACATAACTTACATATGTGACTCTTCTTTCATTAGCtgcaaagagaaagaagggaagaaaaagcttttaaagtGTTTCCTGTCCAAACGAAGTAAAAATTTCATTTGTAAAACATAAATACATACCCTGAAAGCAAAAGTAGAGAAGGCAGATAATAATCTTGATTCTATTGACAAGGGAGGCAGTTCTTCTAGTGGTATACccttgtttatcttttctttcaaattcaTGTATCTAACTTTTAAGTCTCCTAAAACCGACAGTAGTGCTGATCCTAAATCCTTCTTAGTAGAATTACTTGATAAATTCCTGTTCAAAAGTTAAGTTCACAAAAACTAAATTATTTAGGCCCAAGCCACCCATTTAAAACTAATATCAAATTACACATCTATATACATTTACTTCTAATAGAtctctaaaaaatttttttaatgtttaataacaGAAAATGAATCACAGAAGATATGCTTTTCTTGGGGCAGTAAAAGCAAACCTCAGTATacaaataagccagaaagaatgtGGTAGAATGTCATAAAAAACACTCCAACTGACTTTATCCATATTTGGACTTTATAAACACTGAATCTGTCTTTTTACTGGATCCATTATCCCAACATGCACTGTTGcctgtccatgaaattaaaatatactacATTCTAATTACCCTTAGGCTAGTTAAAAACCCAGTTACAATCTACCCTCTTTTTGCCcttcaaaaatgaaaactaaagaaaTTTTCTAGAGTAAATTTATAATGATAGGTTTCTAGGAAGATACAGATTTAAAATTAACAATCACctataactataaatgaagtataatctttaaaaactgtgaatcactatgaTATATCCCTGAaacatatattataaatcaactatacttcaatttaaagaaCAGGTAATAAACAAAAAAGCCTTAACAGTCACCTATTTAGTCCTTCTCTGTCTTCCATCACAAGTCTGTAAATGTCACTGCAATGGCGACGGCACAACTGATAGTGAACGTTTAAGAGATGCGACTCGGCTTGGATGGCTCTCTGCATTATCTGCTGACAGCACTTCGATGGCAAATTCTTCTCTACCTCTTTAGGAAGCTGAGATtccctttgaaataaaaaatcgGATTAGGTAAGattccaaatatttttctgtgttaATGACAAAGAAAGCCTCCAGAAACAGGTTTTAAATTTCTAACATTTCTCTGTTAAGTTTAAATCAATTTCCACTAAACAAATTGATTTAAAACAAGGATGTCAAGAGTCAAAgctacatatattctttttcaaagttaagagagtaaataATTCTCAAAttcatacttctttttttaaccaagaaaaaaattctaaaataaagtaCTAACATATATCCAGAATCAACAGATTTTCAACTTAAATCAAACActggtttttaaaagttataaatattcTGGAGGAAATGATTTTTACATATTACCatttaaacagaaaatataatttatacttcaaaaataataatgcttatgttattataagtaaatattttgctGTTATCAtatcaaaaagctaaaaaatCACTACTTCTTTTGAATGTTAATAGCTCTTCCCTTCCTACTAGCTGCCACTTCTAACTGTTCCCAAATACTTCTGTCTCTTGAAACCAACTATTTAATTGTATAGGACTGGACACCAGATTAAACTCATTAGGAGAATAAggataaatgaaggaaaaagtaAATGGCCTCAGAACATGAAAACTATTTGACTTCTGAGACCTcccattttctctcctcttccccaccaTCTAGTTCTCCATGATTGCAAAGTAAATTATACACTGAATTAAAATCAAGACTAAAATACTCCAgtataagtatttatttatccaATATATGATTTTTTATCCAAATGTGCTATCTTGTTTTGGTCTACAGGGGAtccaatgaaagaaaacaaagtaattAAATTAGTGTGAGTCTGGGTTGGATAAACAAAGATGACATTAGCTTTCTGAAGGAATTAGTCAGACTTAAATTTCAATAAGCGAAAAGCTTTAATGTTCTGTATTATTCTAATATTTATGTGTTTCAAGAAAAATGGCTGAAGTGGATGATCTCTTCGAATCCTTCTCAGCTATCATTCTATATGGTTAAGTACCCttcgggctttccaggtggcacagtggtaaagaatttgcctgccaatgaaagagtcacaggtttaatccttgggttgggaagatcccctagagtaggaaatggcaacctgctccagtattcttgcctggaaaattccatggacagaggattttggtaggctacagtccatggggtcacagagtcaaatacaactgagtgactgagcatgaaagTACCCTACACAAAAAGCAAATTACTACTTTATTTCCTCCTGTGTttcttgggccacctgatgtgaagaactgactcaatggaaaagaccctgatgctgggaaagattgaaggcaggagaaggggacgacagaggatgagatggttggatggcatcaccaacttgatggatatgagtctgaacaagctccaggagttggtgatggacagggaagcctggcatgctgcagttcatggggttgcaaagaattggatacgactgagtggaTGACCTAAACTGATGTATCTGCAAGCAtttatccattggaaggactgaccctgaagctccaatactttggccacctgacacaaagaggtgactcattggaaaagaccctgatgccgacAAAGAATGAGGgtaagagaagggggtgacagaggatgagatggttggatggcatcaccaacacaatgggcatgagtttgagcaaactctgggagataagtGAAggaagaaagcctggcatgctgtagttcatggggttgcaaagagtcagacacaattcagtgactgaacaacgacaatcTGGAAGTATATACATCTGACTTACCTTTCAGAATGTTTCTTTAAGTCTGTGAACTCAAATGTTTTTAACTCCAGGGAATCctgaaaacattatttaaaataaaattagacatATATGACAAACAATACATGTTGTATCTGTTAAGATGCAAAATCCAAACTCTAACTGATTTTGTGGTAATAACTGCCCCCAGAGAAGAACACAGTTGGTAACAATCTAGTCACCTTTTCCCTTCATCCAGCATTTTCTCACCAAAGCCTCAGAAATCCCTGATACAAATCAATAAACCAAAACGTTTACTTTAGCAAACAGTACCTTTATAAAgtctatatatacatttttattattaatcataTTGGTTTTACCTTATTTAGGACATTTCCATTAGATTTTAAATTGTCAACAGAGAGAGATTTCCCTGCGGGCCCTTTTGTCATAGCCATCTGCGGATCTTCAGTATCTTGAATATATGACCAATCTGTGTTACAAGCCACACTTCTTTGTTTCTCACTTTGCCATTCACTAGGCCGTTTTTTATTCATCATTGTTATCTCTGTGTTGCTTGATGTGGATACTACAGAGGATCTTGCACTTGTTGCCTTGCTTGCTGTGAAACAAGCCCTAAAATCAGTGCTAACATCCACCATCTGATCAATTGTGACTGTACAACTTGCTGCATCTGTCACTGATTTGGGACACGGTCGTTCCATATTGTGAAAGTGTGCTTTACTGATGGTATTGCCATTAGCAACTTTTAGGGAGCCACTTTCTTCTACTGCCCGATTATCTCTGATTGCAGACCGTGGTAGAGTAATAGAAACATCCAAGGCTGGGTTAGGGGTGCTTTGTAGGCTTTCATAATGTGAATACCCACAGGCAGAAATTACTGAATCATCAAAAACAGAGGAAGTCTGACAATCTTTACAAGACTGGAGTAATGTCTCTAAATCTTTGTCCTGAGGCAATGTGCCTGGATTGTCAAGGTGCTGCAACATTTTGTCCTCAACAATTACATTTCCAATAGAATCTTTACTTTCAGTTAATTGAGGGTTCATTTTGCGAgtataaattttagtttttaatgctTTTTGAGGGTTTAGGAAACCCTTAGATTGAGATTCCTTGTGTTCAAGATGACTACTCCTGAGTACAACTTCATCCAATACTGTGTGAAGCATTACACTAGTCTCTTGCTCCTTACGCTTTCCATATTTAGGTTCATGAAATGCTCTTAACATAACAGAATTCTGAAATGTGGAGACATGAGGTGAATCTTCTCGTCCATAAACATCAACTGAATCTAAAGAGATGCTGGAATTACTTTCCAGTTTAACATGACTGTCTTCTAGATTGCTAGCACATTTAACTTCACAGCCTGAATTTCTTAATCGCAAAACTTCCAGATTAGGTATGTCTAATGTTTTTGCCTGGTCAAATGATAAATGGTTATTTATACACTCTTGTTCTTCTGCACTGTGATATTCCTGCTGTGAGTCTTCATCTATATCAGGCTTTTGCACATCTTCAGCAGCTTTTTTATAATCATCATATGAAATCTTGTAGATTCTTTCCAAGTCAGTAGTCTTATTACCTTCATGTTCCAAAATATCAAAAAAcacctcttctcttttctgcatTTCAGAATCTAACTCTGAATTTAAATGAATAAGACTTTCACTCTTTAGTTTTGACTCTGAATAATGTATAGTGTAGGTTTCATTCAGGAAAGCATAGTCAATACTATCTTCAAATTCACTTGACTGAGAGTGAGCACTCTCTATGTTAGTGTCTGAACTCATAGTAAAAGATGGCTCCAATAAATCTATTTTATCAATACTGCTGATTTCTTTATCATTAGCTCTTCTTTTGAATGCCAAGGAATCATAGTAATCATTAGGAAAAGTCAATTTGGCTTCTTTACAACCATTAGGAGATaacaaattttctttcttatgttgAGAAGGCtcatctgattaaaaaaaatgataaaatgttagCAACATCACAGAATTTAAACATAAGACCTTAGATATAGTCTGGCCCAAGCTCTTCCCAATGGAGGAATACTTTTTATATTATTCATGACAAATATCCCTAAGTAATTGCTACTATGGACTGAATTATGTTTCCCTCAATTTCATATGTGTTCAAGCCCTAACTTCCTATGTAGAGATGGGACACTGGGAGGTAACTAGGCTAGATGAGGTCATGACCCTCAAAATAGGATAAGTGCACATAAGAGAGAAGAGACAGCAGACagctgctttctttttctctccaccatgtgaggacattGCAAGAAGGTGGTCGTCCACTGATACAAGGCTGGAGAGAGCCCTTATCAGATCTGACCATGCTGACACTCTGAtttggacttccagcttccagaagtgTGAAAAAATAAGTACCTGTTGTTAAAGGCACTTCAATGGTATTGTGCTATATGAGCCCCAGCTGACTAAGCAGAATGACTAAGGTTACTATTTGCTGAAAAATCCACTATTTCCCTTCTgacttgaaaaagaatttttatcataaagtcCTCTTAACTACATGTATTCATAAACACTTAAAGCTTAATCATCTTGCTTTTTATGCCCTTGTTATTTTCTCTTCTAccttatgacagaaagagaaattttagatcaatataaagaaaaaatctttCCTTGGGTAGCTGAGGTCAACCTGCCCACTTTCCACTTATTACCCTGAAGGCAACTGTACCTGTCAGTAGTTCCTGAAAGCCTGGCTGGACATAAATCCTCTCTTCTAGCTCActtctatttcttaaattttccatCTACCTGAGAGATCCTGTTTAGGCTGCTCACATTTGCCAGAAATCACCTGAGTGATCTGTCAAGTTAAAAACATGCTGCATCTCACCTTACTGGTAGGAAGGCTTAACATATAGCAACACTGAGGAGGGAACTATTAATattaagtctgctgctgctgctaagtcactttataCATTTAATTACTTCTGTCCATCCAGAATAAAGCCAACCAAAGGTAAGGCCTCTTACCTTTCTGAATGTTTCTTCCATTATTGTTGTAGCCTTTATCAGAAGCTGTTTCAACCACTGCAGTGGCTTGCATCACTCAAGGATGTATATCCTAGAAGAGGTATAAATATTGAACTATGATAAtcagcatatattttaaaaactattagaaaaaCAAGAATTTGACAGAGTAGTAATCATAGTCAAGGATTCTAATATCAGAGGGCTAATAAAACAGCAAGacatttgaataattttttaagatatgAACAGAGAGCTACAATAAAAGattatatcatttaaatatcGTGCATGCACGcgtgatcagtcgctcagtcgtttctgactctgtgacccccatggactgtagcccgccaggctcctctgtccattggatttcccaagcaagaatactggagtgggttgccatttcctcccctaggagatcttcccgacccagggatcaaatgcatgtctcctgcagctcctgcattggcaggttgattctctaccactaagccAACTTGGAAGCCCATTATTTAAACAGATAAGACATATTCTTTCAGGATTTCCAAGGAACATTTGGAAAATGTATTAGGCTaccaaaaaagaaatgtattagGCTACCAAAAGCAGAAAAGTTCTAGGTCAAGTGAACAAAACTCTAACCTGAATCATACAAATAAGAGTCATGGCTCCTCAATCAATTCCCAGACTTGTGTCAGAGTAGAGACCTAGAACTCCTTAAATGAAGGGGAGGCTGGGTCTTCTTAAGAACCCCAAATATGCTACTAAAAATACTCTTCCCTAAATGGTCTCTATAGCTTCTTCTAGGGTAACAGTACACTGAGGAAACGGTTGTTAAACTTTGGGGTTATAGACTTTCTGCAGATTTGATAAATTTTGAGAaaatgcacatacatacacaacacATATAATTAAAGGATTTATGGACGTCTATATtacatttaaaagcagaaagtTTATAATTCCTGGCTTAAGGGATTTTAATTAAGTCAGTAAAGACTCTACTCTAAGAATGCcaggtaaatatttaaaataaagagtaGATGTAAAGAAAGCCAGTTTATCAAAATAATTAACATTAAATAAGAAAAGtgatttcttttcctactttgcattctCAGGAATTGTTCACATTATTAAAAAGTATTGAGAATCCCAAGGAGTATTTGTTTATGTGGGTAATATTTATTAACACTTATCATATTATAGAGTAAAACAAAAACTTTCAAAAtttcaaatacttaaaatttattcataaacAACCCACTACTTAAtatagtgtgtgctcagttgcttcagtggtatctgactctgagaccctatggactgtggcccacctggctcctctgtccatgggattctccaggcaagaatactggtgtgggttgccatttcctcctccagggaatcctccctaTCCAGGAATCGATCCCACGACTCTtacgtctcctatgtctcctgcattggcagg contains:
- the RBM44 gene encoding RNA-binding protein 44 is translated as MQATAVVETASDKGYNNNGRNIQKDEPSQHKKENLLSPNGCKEAKLTFPNDYYDSLAFKRRANDKEISSIDKIDLLEPSFTMSSDTNIESAHSQSSEFEDSIDYAFLNETYTIHYSESKLKSESLIHLNSELDSEMQKREEVFFDILEHEGNKTTDLERIYKISYDDYKKAAEDVQKPDIDEDSQQEYHSAEEQECINNHLSFDQAKTLDIPNLEVLRLRNSGCEVKCASNLEDSHVKLESNSSISLDSVDVYGREDSPHVSTFQNSVMLRAFHEPKYGKRKEQETSVMLHTVLDEVVLRSSHLEHKESQSKGFLNPQKALKTKIYTRKMNPQLTESKDSIGNVIVEDKMLQHLDNPGTLPQDKDLETLLQSCKDCQTSSVFDDSVISACGYSHYESLQSTPNPALDVSITLPRSAIRDNRAVEESGSLKVANGNTISKAHFHNMERPCPKSVTDAASCTVTIDQMVDVSTDFRACFTASKATSARSSVVSTSSNTEITMMNKKRPSEWQSEKQRSVACNTDWSYIQDTEDPQMAMTKGPAGKSLSVDNLKSNGNVLNKDSLELKTFEFTDLKKHSERESQLPKEVEKNLPSKCCQQIMQRAIQAESHLLNVHYQLCRRHCSDIYRLVMEDREGLNRNLSSNSTKKDLGSALLSVLGDLKVRYMNLKEKINKGIPLEELPPLSIESRLLSAFSTFAFRLMKEESHIFSGADSELDHQSTHDDGSSSLKKTLSQTSLLLDNGHPKQDKSPREGGLQNDDIDVDLSQLKLDDKDCKNYREVSEDWFDAKENLTGADFSGIQENQIEQDKGDPKFTLEIKNVEPLRRDKGYLMHVGGLCPSVSEADLRSYFQKYEISDISIYDSSPNYRYASLAFKKNSDAKMAVKEMNGIEIKGKSVNVRLVKTPGEYTSPLSSKNGNKVSFSNLEKSTSKEISPPSSISRLPRTRPRQLGSEQDSEFFPFDQKGVKKNCKQIESTKLLPDTPIQFIPPKTLNLRSFTKIIKRLAELHPEVSRDHIIDALQEVRVNHKGFLNGLSINSIVEMTSSVLENSASS